DNA sequence from the Ischnura elegans chromosome 8, ioIscEleg1.1, whole genome shotgun sequence genome:
ggatgtagccaggaattttgttaagtgggggtccaaaaccagggggggaaatttttaaacaacagggtacaaaggagagggtttcaaactaattttaacacccttcataatagaaaaaactttatttttcaaagattcgttttttttcatttttgtaaattcatgatttttaaatattttgtttccttttatgaagggaaagtaattgtgtttttatattttggggggtcctctcgctatgccactggtcTGTGGTTCATCctaaaatttttcctattttcatttccatacccaagcgtaacagtttaggtcctgagtatgtaaatatgtttttaaccttttccctactatgcacgtatatatacgtgtggacgtttcctgacccaggAGACGTCGGCCGTATATTTATGTGTGACATTTTTCTAGCCAGgaaaacgaaagccgtatatatacgttttctagctctcccccttttaggacggtcgtgggtttacgtcgtctttgtctcgggacccaaccctgcggggtttaggatttaccctcggaatccgggagcaggtacccgacccctcgtcttttataacccctcttagcggtaagggacagcagtCATACAAtggtttatccagtcaggtttcgaaataaatatttgttcatttctcaagaaaaataaactaagaatcgaattatttgtcttttgagcagcgtttacaatttttaaacgaaattctacgataaatattaacttatgtgTATGTATAAacttatgtataaacatcaacatggaaattgttgctgcattaaccttttcgcgccgagcttcttcgcgggaagttgcttttggctctacgaagggtttgagattttctttttcgccccgtacggagttttttttcggctcgggactgaccaggtagtcgcttcctccccttaatgacctttcctattggggataatcctcgacccttttccccgagatcagcccatcccggcgtacttttgcggtcagttaattgttaccagtgcaattttaattttttttaattgttactgttgcattaaatgtcagttcatcaatgtattcctttcattttgcaatgcctgtagaacttttaaacgacgttctacggttatttttggggttttcagcaaaacggcattatatcatagaccaacaaatactttaaagggaatgaaatctttcaatgtacctagcctacttctaggtatttacgatttatgatattaacataatttagatctatgatgccaaaatccacactctcctcatttgcgtctgctctacagttctctgaaaacatgagaatgatacatttagaatttttttagaagaatattttcccgaaaaattctcataaaactacttgaatcatacaaatttgttgtttgaaatggctaaatattattttaaagcaaatttgcttgtataaatatatgaaaaaaatgaaaaaaaaatccttgcaggaggaggaaggggaatgcatacagaacatttacggttaaatttgaatacacgccaagaaaattttgaaaagaaaatgagcttttccgagaagagtgaggttatcatcttccacgtacatatttccgtaggagaatacttacaccaatatactcttgggtattccagttggaggatgataagtttttcctagaaaacattaatgcgctaatgtgtcccgaaataagcccgtgaggggcacaaagcagaccacctggatcctgaccagagaagcaagatatgagagtaattacctgggtggtgcagttctctttcattcatggtatgggctgcatcgcacagcagggttccagagaaaccatccctggtataggtagcggaatgcatacagatagttaacggctaaatttgaatacacgcccaGAAAGttgtgaaaagaaaatgagctattccgagaagagtgaggttatcatcttccacgtacatatttcagtacgagaatacttacaccaatgtactcttgggtcttccagttggaggataataagtttttccaagaaaacattaatgcgctaatgtgtctcgaactaactctgtgaggtgcaacctgaccagagatccaagatatgagagtaactacctgggtagagcagttgtctttcctgcaatggtatggaatgcttttcacaacatgtgtctacgtaaaacattccttatcatacattatcgtacattaaatttacgaatttttaggatatgcattaatcagtatttatagcgaaattcgtttataatacctttgtattcaaaggttggtaagaggttattaaaaatagtcgctgtaattttggctcacgacaaagaactgagagaatcatattttattacattacgagggcttttttttcatggaagttaaatcgaatattctatcgaatttcaccgcaaatgtacatctagaatgtagctaacaaaataacgtatatttttagatgtaaatcattacaatatcgctcctacaaacttgctagtgagttataaaaataacaattaaacatctaaccgtagcgtctccaaaaattgttctaggtgatgatcaactccgttaatatgaacgctagaattccgtttaaaatttggaaccaatcagcagaacatacagaatgtaattcctcgcattgattttcaataaatgcaacatgaacgtttttagttattttaacttataaacaaataagtgaccatgagcaccttcctcgagtgggtcactaagtgccgggatgggccgagataatccccacgcggacaataggaaagggtcggacctctcacgccgagagaccctaatggcggttgggacccacttggcatgcttgaccgcgaaatcgtgaaaacacggcctttggccttttgcttcgaaaacgtcaagccgtgataatccggccttccttctttagcatcagaaaattcaggccgtgaaatcacgccctgcgtagggaagaggttaaatgcgttaatattggccttagaacttcgattaaaatttgacaatgctcagaaaaaaatgagaaattcaattcaaagtctgtaatttacgtgccggcaacaattatccatttgctatatacatataagcaatacataagttgaccgcaaactaatgccacaggtatggtcataaacccggaaaggagggagcacaactactctcagagtccgagataatgcgaagtcttagcgtggaggggtcgaaaaaggtttagcgagacccttcttaacgaatgccctccaaaaatgctccttaccacgagaaagaagagtctcttggggctcagtacagcagttgTGTTAAGACGAAAAccccgccgtctcgaaagggttaaaaaacaacttgaaagcccataaaataatttttaatttataaaatgttaaaatgtgaatgaaaatctaaaaagcattccattgattgtatgtactcagaataaacttgaataatgactttgtttaatggcaggaatttgaaaatgcatttggatttgaaaatatctgattcgaaagatctggctccaaaaatcctggatccgtccatccctagttattttattccattcaattcttaaattttaatgacagcaatgctacagataaatcaaaatcccacctgttagaaggaataaaaaTCGATGGAATCTGAattgggaatcgatttgaaggaatcggaatcgaaaaaaagtggaatcgactcatccctattttaaatacacaatttgaatgtatcttgtatttcaattacatatttttggtattttcccattctaaaataaaaaattcatttgcaaaatacttttgaagtagctttgATATTACTTCTGTatcattatgcttcagagattactttgtTTTCGATAGAAACATTTTCTTCacgtttgcaactatccataatgtACCAatgcagtttaattttttttaaatcccttagTTTCCATTTTGTATTCTAAAAGGTATTGAAAACACTATTTTGTAGTTAGTTTTCAAATGGCCAAGTTAAAGGTATTCTGTAACtttacatttcaaatacatttgaagcaacattttgtatttcaaatattttgaccAGCCCTGCCCATTGCCCCTTTCTCCTCTTAACTCCCTCCACTCTTACCACTCCAATCAATTCAGCATGAGCCATTTTCAGCaaatttgattataaatatgtaccTATATAAATTTTCAGGATTCACCTTTCCTTCCATATCACTGACATTACTCTTAGATGGCATTACAGTGATCctctttttacaaataaaataagagttagAAATTAAATTAGAACTAAGCCTTCCCCCGAGTCTCTGTATatagcaattttcaatttttagcttTGATCATTGCCCTCTATACATGTGTAGTTGCAAATCTCAAGCTTGGAACCTCAACACCATGGTAGCTGAGGATAGGCTTCAGCTATTTCTCTTGGAGGTTAGGGAGGTGGTCACGATAATGTACCAcatgtttttatgcattaaaattatatttttaaaatattttttgaataaataattattttaataaaaaaatcgacaTTGCAACACAGCCAAACAGGAAATATGTCACGGTGTACATTATAATTGTAACATTCAATAATGCCAGGTCACCAAGGTATAACAACTCAGTCGCTGAATTTTAATGGATGGAACATCTTACTTGGGTGATTGTGTTTTCAAATATACATGTGAGGATAACATTTACAATAACTGCATCCATAACTTATTTTTCCTCAGTCTTTAACTTGAGGAAACTGATTATTATTTAGAATATTTATCCAAATACCTGTGAACATTACCATTTTAATGGGTATCTTCTCTTTAAATTACtataagattttttaattttatgcacaACTTAATACTAGTTgcataattttatcttttaaaattttcacattacagTTGATTCTATTTTTGTGAGCTTGAATGGAAAACTGGTTGAGGTTATTCTAGTTGTCTTGCTTTGAGTCAAAGACACTTAGGTTCAAAATGCTTATGTTCATTATAGGTGTTGTACTGATTTCTTCTCTCTTCTGAAATGCCTCTAATCTGTCAGTAGATGCATCATATTAAATCCTTCTAGTAATACAATTAAGATACCTGTTGCTGGATGCTTATACATTTATGGTATCCTTTTCAGTAGATACGAGGACCATATAATGATAAAGCAATGATGAGAAATTTATTTCGTAATATCATAAATACACTGAAGGAATTTTTATGGATGCTAATCTTGAGACATTTCAATTTCTATAAGTCTCATGGACAGTCCCATGTTTGGATAGAGAgtttggtaatgatttttttgaggCACTTGGTGTTTGGATAAATATTGcagattacaattttttaaaacatttttcagagGTTTTGCCATATTTAAGGAACATTTACTCTGTGGTAGGGGCCAGTGAATCTCTTGGGGGCTGTATGGCCTGAATTTCTTGTATGAGTGGAATAGTACCCTGCAGACTTGGTGCCTGATGGCTACTTTCTTTGCCACAAAGTCCAACTACCCCACGAATACTGTCTTTGAAGATCATTACCAGCCGAATTAAGAGTGCAGTTGTTATGATGAGTATTCCTCCAAGGAATGCAGAAAGTGTCCACATTTCCATTGATTCATACTCTCCTGTCATGTGTTGCCATAAAGAAGGAGCCAAGTATTGCAGGCTTAAAGTTACTCCACTAATAATAGACATGAGAAGACCAGCCAGAACAATCACCACAAACATGGTATTGTAGCCATTCTTCTTCAAATCGTCACCTTCTTCTGGGTAGAGCAGGTTCATCTGAgttaagaggaaataaaaaaaaacatcattagaATATCTCCCTTGAATGTTTGCACTCAGAATGTAAATAATGTGTGTATCACTAATCACACATTACTTTGAAAATATGCAGTACACCACCTTGTTGTGATCATAGGACTGTTACGTGATATGAATTTTGGCATTAAGCAAACTAGCATAATATTAAGTTCTAAACAAGAAATTAGTTACATAATGGACATTTTAGTTCATTTAATGGTAAATGATgaagtatttatgtattttattggaaataatttgtttttaaaatgaaataagatgAGAAGGAAACAGCTGTGCCTCAAACCCTCTTGAAATTTACATGAAGAATTTCCTTAACGGATTGATTGACTATTAAGAAAGGAAGCCTTATTAAAAGGGATTCTGTAGTGGTTCTCACCCTTTTAAATGCCATGACTAGGGATTTAAATCCTTAGGCTGAGAGGAtcccaaacattttttttaaattatcctcaATAGTTTACACTCAAGGAAAAAATGGTACGAGGTCAACTTGGTGAAATATTCTTTTGAATGTTTGAGGAGTCATGGCCCATAGGCTGCAAAACACTAGTATACtttattttagtgtttttatAGCTTTATATTCAAGACTTTTTGAATGGTTAATATGTTAGCATagttattctttcaaaattgtttaaaattggtTTCATGACCAACTTGTCGCCGACTCAAGCTACTTGGAAAAATATGCCAATGATGATACCCAAGCGGCAATCAATAACCCAACAACATGCAGCTAACATTATCGGCATTAACATATGACATCTGTGGTATATCCATGTTACCCCAATTAACATTGTATTGATATTTGTCAAATACCTAAAGTATCCGCCAAACAACATTGCAGGGATGCccaacagtggacatggaggtctGTATTACAATATCTCCAACATATCTCCTCAACCGCTAATGAGTAGAGAATGGGTGTGCGTATTATGGCTTTTGGTGATACCCAGACGTACggacaaaacatttgtgctcttcaattctatacagaaaaTTTGATACCTATCAATACTGTTtgaaacaacaattttttaatatcgccGTTATTACAACTCGTGtatcaatgtaaaaatatttttgaaacttgtcatggatgttactaatagaatatctCCGTAACTGTGTCAAAATATCCTTCATCTGATAACACTATGCTTTGGATATATGCATCAACCTTAttagatatctgatggatattGTCTGCTGCTTGGATAAGGAATGgtagtacatacatatatgtatatctatAGGCAAATTTagaggggcacgtgccctctAAATCTGCCTGTAGACATTAATGTATTTCCGTTTTTATGCATACcagggcacgtgtcccccccagacgctttaaaaatagacaagatttttagttcagttatcattacgttcgttttatttagtgtatGATGGAGTCTCAATCATTAATGTTAATATTAATAACtctcatatcaaaataaagaggaaattttatacagtaatagttgtattttgttttaaatctcaaatatgagaggacctatcagacccttgtggcTCCCccccacaaaaaaatattggatcTGCCCCTGCATATATCTACACCCAATGGTGGCAGAAAGTAGCATTATGCCCCTGAAAAGTGATCCaatcaatattaaaaatgttgtcagaTTAAAAGGGTACATTTCCCGGCTATTATGTTGTGCATTATATGTATTAAATAACTGATCAAAAAAGGactgtaattatgtttttatcactttcacatAGTAGTTCGGTTATTCCTTGCTATTCAGAAACTTTACATCTGCATTGATTTTGATGTGCTAACTATCAATTTACTTCTTATGTTCCTACAAATATCATATGTAATTACCTATGTCATGCTAAATATATACTTGTGACTGTAAACAGCATGTCTACATATTTATCATCCTTATGTATTATGCTTCTTGCATTTCACATGTGTAATGCGTGGTGGTCGGTTGCATGAAATTCTGCAGTAAACAAAATTAGTTGCAAGattaatcctttaaaaaaatcatgaaatttgatttGGAATTAAAGAATGACAGAGTGAAGTCCagcaagccttaattcctagctgcatcccTGCTTGGCTTAAGGAGCAgagtttttttgtttaatatttttgtattcttaCCTGTGGAAATTCATAAAGATCTGGGTTCTTTACAGGCTGAGGCACATAAAATTGATGATGGTAGCTTTTTACTCCAAAAGAAGGGCAAGCATTTTCATCGTGTGATCTTTCCTCCTCCGTGACCCCCTCTGCTCTCTCTTCTGACATCTCTTCATCTATTCTGTCTTTTTTATCCTCTCTCTTCCTGGCGCCCTTTGTTTTTGCAGCAGTTGCCAACTTTTCTTCGTCTTCGTCATCATCTCTCCTCTCCATTTTGCCCTTTTCAGTCCTGCCTATGAACTTGGGTCTTCAATATGATTGCTTTGAGGATCCAAATTTTTTACTGTCTCAGAACCTGTCTCCTTTCCAAGGAAGTATCTTTCTGGAAAACAAAGGTTTATTTTAAGTACATAACAAGTTGTTTCATATCATTTTGCTAAGGCATCATTGCCTTTGGCCCTGAGATTTAATATACATGATACATAACATGTTGCAAATTTAGTGcaaatgattttggtttcatgtACATATTACTTTTTTAAGTTATGTATCTGGAGGGGGTCATACATTCCCCTTTGCTCACAAAACttgcaagaattaaaaaaatgcatatatgtaTGTAATGTGAGTCTTACACTGCATACATTGAATTGGGAGAATGAcgtaccaatattttttcattggaagTGGATATCAGTAGAATTTTACCGTACTATTCATACCAACATTTCTTTTCGATTGAGGGGTAAGAGAAAGACTTTGTGATAACCTCATGAAATCTTATATCTGAATCCATATCTGTCAAAACTTAGTATTTATTTCAGAATGCAACTGCCATTGCATAgcattaattcttaaattttattcagaGAATTGTACTTTCATTTAGAAATTGTATcatccaagaaataaataatttatgctgAGAAATAAGTTATGTTGAAGTAAAATAAAGGAAGGTAGAAAAGTAAATATGAAGTAAGATAATACTTATGCTAAAAGGATAAATCTGTATTTTCATGCATATCAGGACTACCACAAAACATTGGAGTCTTAATGCGAATTCTCTGATGGAGAGGAAGCTTCGATTTTGTGGAAATGGCGACCTCTGCTCTCCTTGTGGTGTGGGAGTAGATTCCATTGATCCAAATTTGGTGAATTGAaggaatttaaattgaaaattccgTTGCAGATCATTCACCTTGTGGAATGAATATTTAGTGACTTCCCACTTAACCTATGATGTGCATTTATTCCACGTACTAATACCTTTCACCTTTGTTGAATTAGCAGAAATAGTGACTATGAGTCAACGAATTCCTCAAAGGGTCTTCTGTAACTGAGGGTATTCGTGGAGCATTTTAATCATCCTGCAAGAATGTATGTGCAAATTTGTGTAAACTCTTTCAtcattcgttcaatggtattaggctcaactatgcgGAAGTTAATGCACGAGAATGAAAATGccacttcgttgatttccactgatttattacGTCCGTAGGATATGGtttgaaccatagaggtcattccTCTTTCATTATCTTCAAACTGAACTTCATGCGAAGATGGTCGTAGACAATTCGGGCGGTCTCACGAGCGCTATGCAGTGGAAATTTGGaaggaatttattaaattttttgctctGAAGTGACGATTTTGTTTAGGGACTGTGATCGCGGATATCTGCGATTGAAATCACTTCAATAAAGTAAGGTTTTAATGGGGGAACGACATTTTTATTAGATAAATGAGTTAGTTGCAGAGGTTGTCCTCGAAGTACGTATAAGTTTTTTTCACTCTCTTCTCACCTTTCTTTTCTTCCACCTCAAATCGGCTTTTGCTTAAAATTTCTGGAGTAGGCGGATAGAAAACTTTTTTAACTTATTCAGAAAGCGAATGCCTCCTGTCTTTCTCTGGGATATTAAGAAACCATCGGCCTGCTTTGAGCTTAAATTctaatattccagtaattttgtCTCCGATTTTTGTGATGCTCTCACAACCTCACTTTCCCTCTAAATTCACGGGGTTCAGCCGTCGGAAACTTCtaggtgaaaaaattattcataattttcaaaatgtgaatgGAATGCGTTGTTCTGCTTTGGCGGATTGCATAAAATTAGTTGATCCTCCTACAGAGTCTATATATTCTTTATTCCTCAAAAGTTTTTCAATCAGGGCTGTTGCCAGAAAACACTTATCGAGGATTTCAAATAGCAGGTAATGTATTTAGGGCATTTGGAGGATGTGTCACGAAGACTATCTCCAAACCATTTCCGGGGGAGGGGTATGATTtcatgctttcccagcgaataataTGAATATAGtctaatttaaatttttcccaGCGCATTGTTTGtagaaatatttctcgggttttccatcgtgTATTGATTTGAGTATATAGTCCCAACGTTTCGGAGGTTAAATccgccatcatcttcagggctagaATCAGAAGACGAGTATAGAATACTAAACGGACGAATAGAGGGACGTTGGAACCATACACTTGAATAAATGCCCGTTAGGAAATGTTCCTGCAAAATATGCATCAGAATTCAcggaatttcatttttcacggAATCACCACCGGATGATTAGAAAATCTAAGTTAGCCTAAGTTTCATGTTCTAACTTAGGGTTTCTGGTTAGTAGCCTCGGCAACGAGTGACGAGTCGGAAACCGAAACATGgactgatttttattttcttacccaTTGGTGTGCTCGAGAAAAGTTCATTCATTtcgagggggagggggttgaatCCCTTGTGTTCCTATACTCCTGCTCGCTACGACCTTTGATTAAAAAATCCAAGAGCTTCAACTGACGCTGGCCGTCCGATGTCGAGTGCCTTCGCCTTTTCGAATGCAAAGATTGTGTTCATTTCCGTTGGAATTGAATGGGAGGGAAGAGGGCTCTTGTGTTTGTTGGCGGCGACTCCACTTGCATCTGCACACTTCACTCTCCCGCTGTCACGGCGAATATGACCACGGAAAGCCCAAAGCGTTTCCATTTATGCCCCAGAGATTCGCTCACTCCTCAGCTTGTTTACCAAAAGGTCGCCACTCTCGTCctatcctcctccccctccaaccCCATTCAAGGAATCTATTATCCCACCCCTCCACTCTCTCCCTCCAACCCCCTATGGTCGCCCAGTCCTTCGCCCACGCTCCGATACGCGGCGCGGCGGTCG
Encoded proteins:
- the LOC124163508 gene encoding uncharacterized protein LOC124163508 → MERRDDDEDEEKLATAAKTKGARKREDKKDRIDEEMSEERAEGVTEEERSHDENACPSFGVKSYHHQFYVPQPVKNPDLYEFPQMNLLYPEEGDDLKKNGYNTMFVVIVLAGLLMSIISGVTLSLQYLAPSLWQHMTGEYESMEMWTLSAFLGGILIITTALLIRLVMIFKDSIRGVVGLCGKESSHQAPSLQGTIPLIQEIQAIQPPRDSLAPTTE